The following are encoded in a window of Primulina eburnea isolate SZY01 chromosome 4, ASM2296580v1, whole genome shotgun sequence genomic DNA:
- the LOC140829794 gene encoding uncharacterized protein, with protein sequence MNKLEPSLEELVNMLVTFESTIKKEKPVLYVGSSSGTKTGPPGKGKKRSFQRTKKSEPLKRQTSSPVVAAAPVKAEKTVDICHHCKKPGHWRRNCREYLAQKGSAKGDGKK encoded by the exons atgaacaagcttgagcccagccttgaagagttggtgaacatgcttgtgacctttgagtccacgatcaagaaggagaagccggttctttatgtgggctcttcatctggcacgaagactggtccacctgggaagggaaagaagcgttctttccagcgtaccaagaagagcgagcccttgaagaggcagacttcgagtcccgttgtggcagccgcgccagtgaaggctgaaaagactgttgacatctgtcaccactgcaagaagcctggacattggaggcgtaactgcagggaatatcttgcgcagaagggttctgctaaag gtgatgggaagaagtag